In the genome of Hyphomonas sp. Mor2, one region contains:
- a CDS encoding flavodoxin, with amino-acid sequence MARLLIIYHSRTGGTRQMAEAAFAAAQAETQTELLRAEDAEPVHLLGADAYLFAAPENLAALSGAMKEFFDRSYYPVLGKLEGRPYSQMICAGSDGENAVRQVARIATGWRLKSVQSPLIVCTHAQTEAEILAEKTIPEADLEKCRELGGAIAAGLAMGVF; translated from the coding sequence ATGGCTCGGCTCCTGATCATTTATCACTCTCGCACTGGCGGCACGCGGCAAATGGCCGAAGCGGCATTCGCTGCGGCGCAGGCTGAAACCCAGACCGAGCTACTGCGTGCCGAAGACGCCGAGCCCGTCCACCTTCTTGGCGCCGATGCCTATCTGTTCGCCGCCCCCGAGAATCTCGCAGCTCTGTCAGGCGCGATGAAAGAGTTCTTTGATCGCAGCTACTATCCGGTCCTCGGCAAGCTGGAAGGGCGCCCCTATTCGCAGATGATCTGCGCCGGTTCGGATGGCGAGAATGCGGTGCGCCAGGTCGCGCGGATCGCCACCGGCTGGCGGCTGAAATCCGTGCAGTCGCCTTTGATTGTCTGCACCCATGCGCAAACCGAAGCCGAGATCCTGGCGGAGAAAACGATTCCGGAGGCGGATCTCGAGAAGTGCCGCGAATTGGGCGGCGCGATCGCGGCTGGTCTGGCGATGGGCGTGTTCTGA
- a CDS encoding acyl-CoA dehydrogenase family protein, translated as MDFNDTPEEAEFRAEARSFLEKHLEPKGKQPLRQRVSGEEFMAAAKKWQAEKAKAGYAKITWPKEMGGRGGTPMQQVIWGQEEGKFDSPGGPFTIGLGMCIPTVIAFGSDEHKKRYVQKALMGEEIWCQLFSEPSAGSDVAGLKTRAVKDGDEWVINGQKVWTSGAHYSDYGILLVRTDPKAAKHKGLTMFIVNMKQEGVEARPIHQASGGREFNEVYFTDVRIPDSDRLGEVGQGWKVAIVTLMNERLAVGGSPGPDWAEIMNYAKDAGTISDAAFRDKLADWYVAAQGYSLTKLRTQTALSKGQTPGPENSIGKIITANQLQDICNSAIEMQDHYGLMTGDEMPADGLFQQSFMWAPGLRIAGGTDEILKNIIAERVLGLPQDVRVDKDIPFDEMKSG; from the coding sequence ATGGATTTCAACGATACCCCCGAAGAAGCCGAATTCCGCGCCGAAGCGCGCTCATTCCTGGAAAAGCACCTGGAACCGAAAGGCAAGCAGCCTCTGCGCCAACGCGTTTCCGGCGAGGAATTCATGGCGGCAGCCAAGAAATGGCAGGCCGAGAAAGCCAAAGCCGGATATGCCAAGATCACCTGGCCCAAGGAAATGGGTGGCCGCGGCGGCACGCCGATGCAGCAAGTGATCTGGGGCCAGGAAGAGGGCAAGTTCGACTCGCCTGGCGGCCCGTTCACGATCGGCCTCGGCATGTGCATTCCGACCGTGATTGCGTTTGGTTCTGATGAGCACAAGAAACGCTATGTCCAGAAAGCCCTGATGGGCGAAGAAATCTGGTGCCAGCTCTTCTCTGAACCGTCTGCCGGTTCGGATGTGGCCGGCCTCAAGACCCGCGCCGTCAAGGATGGCGATGAGTGGGTCATCAATGGCCAGAAGGTCTGGACCTCAGGCGCGCACTATTCCGATTATGGCATCTTGCTGGTACGCACCGATCCGAAGGCAGCCAAGCATAAGGGCCTGACCATGTTCATCGTGAACATGAAACAGGAGGGCGTCGAAGCGCGCCCGATCCACCAGGCCTCTGGCGGTCGTGAATTCAACGAGGTGTATTTCACCGACGTCCGAATCCCGGACAGCGATCGACTTGGCGAAGTCGGTCAGGGATGGAAAGTCGCCATCGTGACGCTGATGAATGAGCGTCTCGCCGTCGGCGGATCACCTGGTCCTGATTGGGCTGAGATCATGAATTACGCCAAGGATGCGGGCACGATCAGCGATGCCGCCTTCCGGGACAAGCTCGCCGATTGGTACGTGGCGGCTCAGGGCTATAGCCTGACCAAGCTGCGCACTCAGACGGCCCTGTCGAAAGGGCAGACGCCCGGACCGGAAAATTCCATCGGCAAGATCATCACAGCCAATCAGCTCCAGGATATTTGTAACTCGGCGATCGAGATGCAGGACCATTACGGCCTGATGACGGGCGATGAGATGCCAGCCGACGGCCTGTTCCAGCAAAGCTTCATGTGGGCGCCTGGCCTGCGTATTGCCGGCGGAACCGATGAAATCCTGAAGAATATCATTGCTGAACGCGTGCTCGGCCTGCCGCAGGATGTGCGCGTGGACAAGGATATTCCGTTTGATGAGATGAAGTCCGGCTAG
- a CDS encoding glycerophosphodiester phosphodiesterase encodes MKRALMFVLGALILVTMAVTLWPAPAPIAHAYFDAAPKNRAEIIAHGGGQGHAPPNTILALQTALDLGTDVLEVDLQQTRDGVIILRHDDTLDRTTNMSGPIAEQDWAEISGADAGATWSVDGETFVGRGITIPTLDAALAAFPDARWIMEIKNDTPDAAQAVCRSIQGADAQSRVLVASFHDAAMATFRAHCPHVATSMSFEESRRFVIAARLGVSRFIATPAVALQIPMQAGGLDLTHPRLIDAAKARGIRVHYWTINDPADLSALLDAGADGVMTDYVDRAHAALANQAE; translated from the coding sequence ATGAAACGCGCTTTGATGTTTGTCCTGGGCGCTTTGATCCTCGTCACGATGGCCGTCACCTTATGGCCTGCACCTGCCCCGATCGCGCATGCATATTTTGACGCCGCGCCGAAGAATCGCGCCGAGATTATCGCCCATGGCGGTGGCCAGGGACACGCGCCGCCGAACACGATTCTCGCCCTGCAGACGGCGTTGGATTTGGGCACGGATGTGCTCGAGGTGGATCTTCAGCAGACTCGCGACGGCGTCATCATTCTTCGCCACGATGACACACTCGATCGGACGACCAATATGTCAGGCCCAATTGCCGAGCAGGATTGGGCAGAAATCTCAGGCGCCGATGCCGGGGCGACCTGGAGTGTTGACGGCGAAACCTTTGTGGGACGCGGGATCACGATCCCGACCCTTGACGCCGCCTTGGCGGCGTTTCCCGATGCGCGCTGGATCATGGAAATCAAGAATGACACGCCCGACGCTGCGCAGGCTGTGTGCCGCTCCATCCAGGGAGCAGACGCGCAGTCCCGCGTCCTGGTCGCCTCGTTTCATGACGCTGCGATGGCCACATTTCGAGCGCACTGTCCGCACGTGGCGACCTCCATGTCGTTCGAGGAAAGCCGACGGTTCGTGATTGCCGCGCGTCTCGGGGTTTCAAGATTTATCGCAACGCCAGCTGTCGCCCTGCAAATCCCGATGCAAGCGGGCGGCCTCGACCTGACCCACCCGCGCCTGATCGATGCCGCGAAGGCGCGCGGTATTCGCGTTCACTACTGGACGATCAATGATCCGGCAGACCTTTCCGCTTTGCTGGACGCAGGCGCTGATGGGGTGATGACGGATTATGTGGATCGCGCCCATGCGGCACTGGCGAACCAGGCGGAGTAA
- a CDS encoding PilZ domain-containing protein, which translates to MFSSKPKAKVDLDRARSSTARPPIPILRPISEKRRGERKGVWCVCSIYAQDGGTWEAIILDVSKTGARIRRRTRGTLPRIVKIKASRIGLHRFARVVWQTSFDAGLEFIAPTKKTTR; encoded by the coding sequence ATGTTTTCGTCCAAGCCGAAAGCAAAAGTCGATCTGGATCGCGCGCGGAGCTCGACGGCGCGACCGCCGATTCCCATTCTCCGGCCGATATCTGAAAAGCGACGGGGTGAGCGTAAGGGCGTCTGGTGCGTGTGCTCCATCTACGCGCAGGATGGCGGGACCTGGGAAGCGATCATTCTTGATGTTTCAAAGACCGGCGCGCGCATTCGCAGACGGACCCGTGGGACCTTGCCGCGCATCGTCAAGATCAAGGCCTCGCGCATCGGCTTGCACCGGTTCGCACGCGTCGTCTGGCAAACCTCATTCGATGCCGGGCTCGAATTCATAGCGCCCACAAAAAAGACCACTCGCTGA
- a CDS encoding phosphoenolpyruvate carboxykinase translates to MSHQNVELADLGIEAGEVRQNWNEERLYEQAVRSGEAEIAKGGALLVKTGKHTGRSAKDKFTVRDETTEDSVWWDNNASMTPAHFDALWEDFRAHLNGKTLYTQQLFGGADLDHRAPVRIVNEFAWHSLFIRHLLRIPTADEYEGFAHEFTIINSPSFRADPAKHGTVSDTVIAVNFAKKLVLIGGTSYAGETKKSVFTILNYILPTKGVMPMHCSVNDGGNDDAAIFFGLSGTGKTTLSADASRTLIGDDEHGWSENGLFNFEGGCYAKMINLSPEAEPEIYATTSMWGTVLENVVMDPETRELDFYDNTLAENSRGAYPISAIENASLSGRCGQPKNLIMLTCDAFGVMPPIAKLTPAQAMYHFLSGYTAKVAGTEKGVTEPTATFSTCFGGPFMPRHPSEYGKLLGELIDKYDVNCWLVSTGWTGGAHGVGHRMPIKATRALLNAALDGSLNQAEFREDETFGFMVPSALEGVDSTILNPRDTWDDTAAYDAQAEKLAKMFVENFKVYEAHVDADVNAAGPRLKVDA, encoded by the coding sequence GTGTCTCATCAGAATGTAGAGTTGGCAGATCTCGGAATCGAGGCTGGGGAAGTTCGCCAGAACTGGAACGAGGAGCGCCTTTACGAGCAGGCTGTTCGCAGTGGCGAAGCCGAGATTGCAAAAGGCGGCGCCTTGCTGGTCAAAACCGGCAAACACACGGGACGATCGGCGAAAGACAAGTTCACCGTTCGCGACGAAACCACTGAAGATTCAGTATGGTGGGACAATAATGCCTCGATGACACCGGCTCATTTCGATGCCCTGTGGGAAGACTTCCGGGCGCATCTGAACGGCAAGACACTGTACACCCAGCAACTGTTTGGCGGCGCTGATCTTGATCACCGGGCACCGGTTCGCATTGTCAACGAGTTTGCCTGGCACTCTCTTTTCATTCGCCACCTTCTGCGCATTCCAACAGCCGACGAGTATGAAGGCTTCGCGCACGAATTCACGATCATCAACAGCCCGAGCTTCCGCGCGGATCCCGCCAAGCATGGCACGGTTTCGGACACGGTGATCGCCGTGAATTTCGCCAAGAAACTGGTTCTGATCGGTGGCACATCCTATGCGGGCGAGACCAAAAAGTCCGTCTTCACCATTCTCAATTATATCCTGCCGACCAAAGGCGTGATGCCGATGCATTGCTCGGTCAATGATGGCGGTAATGATGATGCCGCAATCTTCTTCGGCCTTTCCGGTACCGGCAAGACCACGCTTTCTGCCGATGCCAGCCGGACCCTGATCGGCGATGATGAGCATGGCTGGTCAGAGAACGGCTTGTTCAACTTCGAAGGCGGTTGCTACGCCAAGATGATCAATCTTTCGCCTGAGGCAGAGCCGGAAATCTATGCCACCACCAGCATGTGGGGCACAGTGCTCGAGAATGTGGTCATGGACCCTGAGACCCGCGAGCTTGATTTCTATGACAATACGCTGGCGGAGAATTCACGCGGCGCCTATCCGATCTCGGCGATCGAGAATGCGTCTCTGAGCGGTCGCTGCGGCCAGCCCAAGAACCTGATCATGCTGACCTGTGATGCGTTTGGCGTGATGCCACCGATTGCGAAGCTGACCCCGGCTCAGGCCATGTATCACTTCCTGTCCGGCTACACCGCGAAGGTCGCCGGCACAGAAAAAGGCGTCACCGAGCCGACGGCGACCTTCTCGACCTGTTTTGGCGGCCCGTTCATGCCACGCCATCCAAGCGAATATGGCAAACTGCTCGGCGAGCTGATCGACAAGTATGATGTCAATTGCTGGCTGGTCTCCACCGGCTGGACCGGCGGCGCCCATGGGGTTGGTCACCGCATGCCGATCAAGGCGACCCGCGCGCTGCTCAATGCGGCGCTGGATGGCTCGCTCAATCAAGCAGAGTTCCGCGAAGACGAAACGTTCGGCTTCATGGTGCCGAGCGCGCTTGAAGGGGTCGACAGCACGATCCTCAATCCGCGCGACACCTGGGACGATACAGCGGCCTATGACGCGCAAGCCGAAAAGCTCGCCAAGATGTTTGTCGAGAATTTCAAGGTCTATGAGGCCCATGTCGACGCCGATGTGAATGCCGCCGGACCGCGGCTGAAAGTCGACGCTTAA
- a CDS encoding acyl-CoA dehydrogenase family protein, translating to MNFDFSDDQKFLGNEARKFLDGECTTQHVREVLNDDGKSHHEGIWQQVKEMGWLGTAIPEEHGGLGLGALELCVLAEEMGRALAPVPFASTVYFFAEGLMIAGSDAQKGAVLPGVASGDVIGCYAASEGPGNPDPAKLSVSFDGSKLSGTKVPVTDGDIATHAIVLAKEGSGASLVLVDLNGDGVSRKSVKTLEPTRSHAEITFDGAAGERLGEAGAGADLHDAIMNRAAILLAFEQLGGATRCLEMATDYAKERYAFGRPIGGNQAIKHKLADMYVKNEVARSNCYYGAWALSTDAAELPEAAAAARLAASEAYWYASKENIQTHGGMGFTWEVDCHLFYRRAKLLAVQAGAPKVWKEKLVRALELKNAA from the coding sequence ATGAATTTCGATTTTTCCGATGATCAGAAATTCCTCGGGAATGAGGCGCGAAAATTCCTCGACGGGGAATGCACAACGCAGCATGTCCGCGAGGTTCTGAACGATGATGGCAAGAGCCATCACGAAGGGATCTGGCAGCAAGTCAAAGAGATGGGCTGGCTCGGCACAGCGATCCCTGAAGAGCATGGCGGGCTTGGCCTCGGGGCCCTGGAGCTCTGTGTTCTGGCCGAGGAAATGGGCCGCGCGCTGGCGCCGGTGCCGTTTGCCAGTACGGTCTATTTCTTTGCCGAAGGCCTGATGATTGCCGGGAGTGACGCGCAGAAGGGCGCGGTATTGCCCGGCGTGGCCAGCGGCGACGTCATCGGCTGCTATGCGGCGAGCGAAGGGCCAGGCAATCCGGATCCGGCCAAACTCTCGGTCAGTTTCGATGGCAGCAAGCTCAGCGGCACCAAGGTTCCGGTCACCGATGGGGATATTGCCACCCATGCGATCGTCCTCGCCAAGGAAGGCAGCGGCGCCAGCCTGGTCCTGGTCGATCTGAACGGCGATGGCGTTTCCCGCAAGAGCGTGAAGACGCTGGAGCCAACCCGCAGCCATGCAGAGATTACATTCGATGGCGCCGCTGGCGAGCGTCTGGGTGAGGCGGGCGCAGGGGCAGACCTCCATGATGCCATCATGAACCGCGCGGCCATCCTGCTGGCCTTTGAACAGCTTGGCGGGGCCACACGCTGCCTCGAAATGGCGACCGATTATGCCAAGGAGCGTTACGCCTTCGGCCGTCCGATTGGCGGCAATCAGGCGATCAAGCACAAACTCGCGGACATGTATGTCAAAAACGAAGTGGCCCGCTCGAATTGCTATTATGGCGCCTGGGCGCTGTCGACCGACGCAGCTGAGCTTCCGGAGGCCGCCGCGGCTGCTCGTCTGGCGGCCAGTGAAGCCTACTGGTACGCGTCAAAAGAGAATATCCAAACCCACGGTGGTATGGGCTTTACCTGGGAAGTTGATTGCCATCTCTTCTATCGCAGAGCCAAGCTGCTCGCCGTGCAAGCCGGCGCCCCCAAGGTCTGGAAAGAAAAACTGGTCCGCGCGCTCGAATTGAAGAACGCGGCCTAA
- the pepN gene encoding aminopeptidase N, producing MRTETPVQIKLADYSPYPFAIDTVEMRFDLDPSATKVHTKMAVRRLSEGPLELDGVLLKLAEMRLNGAVLGEDAYDLGDETLTLKDVPDSFTLETVVTIDPSANTALSGLYISGDRFCSQCESVGFRRITYWPDRPDVMSRFKVRIEADKAKYPILLSNGTPGASGDLDEGRHFAEWDDPHLKPSYLFALCAGDYDVYRDTFTTMNGAEVDLAVHVDKGDGERAAWAMESLKASMVWDEQVFAREYDLGVFNIVAVRDFNFGAMENKGLNIFNSAYVLADEATATDADFEAIESIVGHEYFHNWTGNRITCRDWFQLCLKEGLTVFRDQEFSADMRSRPVQRIKDVIRLRARQFAEDAGPLAHQVRPDSYASIDNLYTATVYEKGAELIRMLKTLIGDDAFASGMQIYFDRHDGEATTIEHFYACFEEASGEELSNFRRWYSQPGTPTVTATEIWDEDSGTLTVLLGQSNPKTPGNDRPAPLPMPIRAAAFTPSGDKVEDLTLILDSDELVWRVSGQKTRPLVSLNRGFSAPIRLDHQISDAQVLALAQIDDDPFNQWNALQALVKKDILALAYDQKAHPDTAIITAIANAVRANVEDPAFAALLTRLPDVGELFLEHIPADPGALSDARKAVQHALARELEGDAKSILKAASPSPFKPDAEQSGIRALRSAMLALLGALGETADTVLREVYEAAPNMTESLSALRALSVADGPSKADAIAGFAEKWSDNPLVMDKWFAVQASTGSVEDAHQLTRHGDFDLSNPNRVRSVVAVFAMQNLPAFHAADGAGYRLVADIIAQADKTNPALAARLLTSFEQWKSLEPRARGEAEAALKALREKDLSKNASDIITRTLG from the coding sequence ATGCGCACTGAAACGCCGGTTCAGATCAAGCTTGCCGATTATTCGCCCTACCCGTTCGCGATCGACACGGTCGAGATGCGGTTCGATCTCGACCCGAGTGCCACCAAAGTGCACACCAAAATGGCGGTACGGAGGCTTTCCGAGGGACCGCTGGAACTTGACGGAGTGCTGCTGAAACTCGCCGAAATGCGTCTGAACGGTGCCGTGCTCGGTGAAGACGCCTATGACCTCGGCGACGAGACCCTGACCCTGAAAGATGTCCCGGACAGTTTCACGCTGGAGACAGTGGTCACGATTGATCCCTCGGCGAACACGGCCCTGTCCGGGCTCTACATTTCCGGCGACCGGTTCTGTTCCCAATGTGAGAGCGTCGGCTTCCGCCGCATCACCTACTGGCCGGACCGTCCGGACGTGATGAGCCGGTTCAAGGTCCGAATCGAAGCCGACAAGGCCAAATATCCGATCCTGCTGTCCAATGGCACGCCGGGCGCAAGCGGAGACCTGGACGAGGGTCGCCACTTCGCTGAATGGGACGACCCGCATCTGAAACCGTCTTACCTCTTCGCCCTATGTGCCGGCGACTATGACGTCTACCGCGACACGTTCACGACCATGAATGGCGCAGAGGTCGATCTCGCCGTACATGTCGACAAGGGCGACGGCGAACGCGCTGCCTGGGCGATGGAGAGCCTGAAAGCCTCCATGGTCTGGGACGAGCAGGTGTTTGCCCGCGAGTATGATCTCGGCGTGTTCAACATTGTCGCTGTGCGCGATTTCAATTTCGGCGCGATGGAGAATAAGGGCCTCAACATTTTCAACTCGGCCTATGTCCTGGCGGATGAAGCGACGGCCACCGATGCCGATTTCGAAGCGATTGAGAGCATTGTCGGCCATGAATATTTCCACAACTGGACCGGCAACCGCATCACCTGCCGCGACTGGTTCCAGCTGTGCCTGAAAGAGGGGCTTACTGTTTTCCGTGATCAGGAATTCAGCGCCGATATGCGCTCGCGTCCGGTGCAGCGGATCAAGGATGTCATCCGCCTGCGCGCCCGCCAGTTTGCCGAAGATGCCGGCCCGCTCGCCCACCAGGTCCGCCCCGACAGCTATGCCAGTATCGATAATCTCTACACCGCAACCGTGTATGAAAAAGGCGCCGAGCTGATCCGCATGCTCAAGACGCTGATCGGTGACGACGCTTTTGCGAGTGGGATGCAGATCTATTTCGATCGCCACGATGGCGAAGCGACCACGATCGAGCATTTCTATGCCTGTTTCGAAGAGGCGAGCGGCGAGGAGCTCAGCAATTTCCGCCGCTGGTACAGCCAACCCGGTACGCCGACTGTCACCGCCACCGAAATCTGGGATGAGGATAGCGGCACGCTGACCGTCCTGCTCGGCCAGTCCAATCCCAAGACACCGGGCAATGATCGCCCGGCGCCGCTGCCCATGCCGATCCGCGCGGCAGCCTTTACGCCGAGCGGCGACAAGGTCGAAGACCTCACCCTGATCCTCGACAGCGATGAACTGGTCTGGCGCGTCAGCGGTCAGAAAACCCGTCCGCTGGTCTCTCTCAATCGCGGCTTCTCCGCGCCGATCCGGCTCGATCACCAGATCAGCGACGCGCAAGTGCTCGCACTCGCTCAGATTGATGATGATCCATTCAATCAATGGAATGCCCTGCAGGCGCTGGTGAAGAAGGATATCCTGGCCCTCGCCTATGATCAGAAAGCGCACCCTGACACAGCCATCATCACCGCCATTGCCAACGCGGTTCGGGCGAATGTCGAAGACCCGGCCTTCGCAGCCCTGCTCACGCGACTGCCCGATGTGGGCGAGCTGTTCCTGGAGCATATTCCAGCGGATCCCGGCGCGCTCAGCGATGCGCGCAAGGCCGTGCAGCATGCGCTGGCCCGCGAATTGGAAGGCGATGCAAAATCCATTCTGAAGGCCGCTTCGCCGTCGCCGTTCAAGCCAGATGCCGAGCAATCAGGGATTCGGGCACTGAGGAGCGCCATGTTGGCCCTGCTCGGGGCACTGGGCGAGACCGCTGATACCGTCCTGCGCGAGGTCTATGAGGCTGCGCCAAACATGACCGAAAGCCTGTCCGCACTGCGCGCATTGTCCGTCGCAGACGGGCCGAGCAAGGCAGACGCCATTGCTGGCTTTGCGGAGAAATGGTCGGACAACCCGCTCGTCATGGACAAGTGGTTTGCCGTGCAGGCCAGCACCGGCTCGGTCGAGGACGCGCATCAATTGACCCGCCACGGTGACTTTGATCTCAGCAATCCGAACCGTGTCCGTTCGGTGGTCGCGGTGTTTGCAATGCAGAACCTGCCAGCCTTCCACGCCGCAGATGGCGCTGGGTATCGCCTGGTGGCGGACATTATCGCTCAGGCCGACAAGACAAATCCGGCACTGGCCGCGCGTTTGTTGACCTCGTTCGAGCAGTGGAAGTCGCTGGAACCGCGAGCCCGCGGCGAAGCCGAGGCTGCGCTTAAGGCCCTGCGCGAAAAGGACTTATCCAAAAACGCGTCGGATATCATCACGCGCACCCTTGGCTAA
- a CDS encoding thermonuclease family protein, translating to MKWVLTIPFLVLAACADPQAATITAESAQSIYWSDGDSGRIDGMKFRLADVDAPETGGVGARGGAKCEAEREIGFDAKAFMVELTRDAELVITSNSGPDRYERDVITLSANGVDVGQAGIEAGHLGPWPHKGRRALTKKPDWCGMLGVTPASTQ from the coding sequence ATGAAATGGGTTTTGACGATACCGTTCCTGGTTTTGGCCGCATGTGCCGATCCCCAGGCTGCGACGATCACCGCCGAGTCCGCGCAATCGATCTACTGGTCGGATGGCGATAGCGGTCGGATCGATGGCATGAAGTTTCGACTCGCCGATGTCGATGCGCCGGAAACCGGTGGCGTCGGTGCCCGCGGCGGCGCCAAGTGCGAAGCCGAGCGTGAGATCGGGTTTGATGCCAAGGCGTTCATGGTTGAACTGACCCGAGATGCGGAATTGGTGATCACCAGCAATTCAGGGCCTGACAGGTATGAGCGCGATGTGATCACTCTGTCGGCCAATGGCGTAGATGTCGGCCAGGCCGGGATTGAGGCCGGACATCTTGGCCCCTGGCCCCACAAGGGACGACGCGCGCTGACCAAGAAGCCGGACTGGTGCGGTATGCTGGGCGTGACGCCGGCCTCTACACAGTAG